In Castor canadensis chromosome 11, mCasCan1.hap1v2, whole genome shotgun sequence, a single genomic region encodes these proteins:
- the LOC109697956 gene encoding olfactory receptor 6N1-like produces the protein MDHANYTWTQTFILAGFTTTGTLRPIAFLGTLCIYLLTLAGNLFIIILVQTDSGLSTPMYFFISVLSLLELWYVSTTVPTLLRTLLCGPSPISPTVCFLQLYVFHSLGMTECYLLSIMALDRYLAICHPLHYHSLMNRQVQLWLAGSTWVVGFTAALVPASLTATLPFCLNDVAHYFCDLVPLMRLSCVDTNWHAHVHGAVIGVATGCNFVLILVLYGGILIAVLKLPTAASCAKAFSTCSSHMTVVALFYASAFTVYVSSPGSQPKGTDKLIALVYALLTPFLNPIIYTLRNKEVKEAVKRISNRMKIILWETS, from the coding sequence ATGGATCATGCCAACTACACCTGGACCCAGACTTTCATCCTTGCTGGTTTCACCACCACTGGCACCCTACGACCTATTGCCTTTTTGGGGACCCTGTGCATCTATCTCCTCACCCTTGCAGGGAACTTGTTCATCATCATCCTAGTTCAGACAGATTCTGGACTTTccacacccatgtacttctttaTCAGTGTCCTCTCCTTGCTGGAACTCTGGTATGTCAGCACCACAGTGCCCACATTGCTACGTACCTTGCTGTGTGGGCCTTCACCCATCTCACCAACTGTGTGCTTTCTCCAGCTGTATGTCTTCCACTCCTTGGGCATGACTGAGTGCTACCTGTTGAGTATCATGGCACTGGACCGTTATCTTGCCATCTGTCACCCACTCCACTACCATTCACTCATGAACAGACAGGTACAACTATGGTTAGCAGGGTCCACGTGGGTGGTTGGCTTCACAGCTGCACTTGTGCCAGCCAGTCTCACTGCCACTCTGCCATTCTGCTTGAATGATGTAGCCCATTACTTTTGTGACCTGGTGCCACTAATGAGGTTGTCATGTGTGGACACAAACTGGCATGCTCATGTTCATGGGGCAGTGATTGGTGTGGCCACTGGCTGCAATTTTGTGCTCATCTTGGTACTATATGGGGGAATCTTGATAGCTGTGTTGAAGCTTCCCACAGCAGCCAGTTGTGCCAAGGCCTTCTCGACTTGTTCTTCCCACATGACTGTAGTGGCACTATTCTATGCTTCTGCCTTCACAGTGTATGTGAGCTCACCTGGGAGTCAACCTAAGGGCACTGACAAGcttattgctttagtttatgcCCTTCTTACTCCTTTCCTTAATCCCATCATTTATACCCTTCGCAACAAGGAAGTGAAGGAAGCTGTGAAAAGGATCAGTAACAGGATGAAGATTATTTTGTGGGAGACCTCATAA
- the Mnda gene encoding myeloid cell nuclear differentiation antigen isoform X4 has protein sequence MVNEYKKIVLLKGLAVITEYQFSLLKSLLASDLKLTRRMQDEYDRVKIADLMEDKFRSDAGLSKLIALFKEIPTLETVAVTLKDEKSKAKGKATMKKNKQEVRSAIPTSTTSNTLTAGVEETPKTQKRKSENKEKTGTKKKKVLEEQAHLPGPAQASTSTAMGQSSLPQVSSSAPSSTSSTENQNTQAQNQTTARRSVLMKGPLVVMVLKATEPFEFESSEGVKSKMFHATVATESQFFQVKVFNVDLKEMFTKNKIIEITNCFENKGILEINEASLVFEAGHKKIEVPNGVIKRANETPKIDHLYKGASGTMVYGLFMLHKKKVNKKNTIYEIQDNTGKIDVVGNGKWHNIKCKEGDKLRLFCFQTRRIAREQKLVSGSHSFIKVAKKKNPTNVNLSLEDEVINCPPSQSTGFNNDTIKVESSI, from the exons ATGGTGAATGAATACAAGAAAATTGTTCTGCTTAAAGGATTAGCAGTCATCACTGAGTATCAGTTTAGCTTACTTAAGTCCTTACTGGCCAGTGATTTAAAACTGACCAGAAGAATGCAAGATGAATACGACAGAGTTAAGATTGCTGACTTGATGGAAGATAAGTTTCGAAGTGATGCTGGTTTGAGCAAATTGATTGCATTGTTCAAAGAGATACCAACACTTGAAACAGTTGCTGTAACTCTTAAAGATGAGAAGTCAAAAG CAAAAGGGAaagcaacaatgaaaaaaaataagcaagaagtACGTTCTGCTATACCTACATCTACCACAAGCAACACTCTCACAGCAGGAGTGGAGGAGACTCCCAAAACTCAG aaaagaaaaagtgaaaataaagaaaagactgGAACCAAAAAGAAGAAGGTGCTTGAGGAGCAGGCTCATCTTCCTGGTCCTGCACAAGCTAGCACATCTACAGCCATGGGCCAATCCTCACTTCCCCAGGTTTCATCATCAGCTCCATCCAGCACTTCCTCAACTGAG AATCAGAATACCCAGGCCCAAAATCAGACGACTGCCAGAAGAAGTGTTCTCATGAAGGGCCCATTGGTAGTGATGGTTCTGAAAGCAACAGAACCATTTGAATTTGAGTCTTCTGAAGGGGTGAAAAGCAAAATGTTTCATGCTACGGTGGCTACTGAAAGCCAGTTTTTCCAAGTGAAGGTTTTCAATGTCGACCTGAAAGAGATGTTTACAAAAAACAAGATCATTGAGATCACTAATTGCTTTGAGAACAAAGGAATCCTGGAGATAAATGAAGCATCACTTGTGTTTGAAGCTGGTCACAAAAAGATTGAGGTCCCTAATGGTGTCATCAAAAGAGCAAATGAAACTCCCAAGATTGATCATCTTTACAAGGGAGCATCTGGAACAATGGTGTATGGGTTGTTCATGTTACACAAG aaaaaagTGAACAAGAAGAACACAATCTATGAAATACAAGATAATACAGGAAAAATAGATGTGGTGGGGAATGGAAAATGGCACAATATCAAGTGTAAGGAAGGAGATAAACTTCGACTCTTCTGCTTCCAAACAAGAAGAATTGCTAGGGAGCAGAAGCTGGTATCTGGAAGTCACAGTTTCATTAAG